One part of the Chryseobacterium mulctrae genome encodes these proteins:
- the smpB gene encoding SsrA-binding protein SmpB: MKIEKTVRILNKRARFEYEILEEIEAGMVLTGTEIKSLRSSKASITEAFCQFIDGELYIINMMIDEYKLGTFYNHKTKRERKLLLHKRELLKFEKKLKDAGNTIVPLKLYINDAGKAKILIALGRGKKLFDKREAIKDRENKRNLDRILKKS; encoded by the coding sequence ATGAAGATTGAAAAAACAGTCAGGATACTCAATAAAAGGGCTAGATTTGAATATGAAATTCTCGAAGAAATAGAGGCGGGAATGGTGTTGACCGGTACCGAAATTAAATCTTTACGCTCCTCTAAAGCATCTATTACAGAAGCTTTTTGCCAGTTCATCGATGGTGAATTGTATATCATTAATATGATGATTGATGAATATAAATTAGGCACTTTTTATAATCATAAAACAAAAAGGGAACGAAAGTTGCTCTTGCACAAAAGAGAATTGTTAAAATTTGAAAAAAAACTTAAGGATGCAGGGAATACAATAGTTCCGTTAAAACTTTATATTAATGATGCAGGAAAGGCTAAAATTCTTATCGCTTTAGGGAGAGGTAAAAAACTCTTTGATAAAAGAGAGGCAATAAAAGATAGAGAAAATAAACGAAACCTCGATAGAATATTAAAGAAAAGTTAA
- a CDS encoding ABC-F family ATP-binding cassette domain-containing protein produces the protein MLTVSNLSLQFGKRVLFDEVNIMFTKGNCYGIIGANGAGKSTFLKILTGKQDPTTGHVSLEPGKRMSVLEQDHFAYDQFTVLEAVLRGNKKLFEIKEEMDALYAKEDFSDEDGIKAGELGVVYDEMGGWNSESDAQTMLSNVGIKDDMHWQMMSELENKDKVKVLLAQALFGNPDVLILDEPTNDLDIDTISWLEDFLADYENTVIVVSHDRHFLDTVCTHIGDLDYAKLNLYTGNYSFWYQASQLATRQRAQANKKAEEKKKELQDFIARFSSNVAKAKQATARKKMIDKLNIDDIKPSSRRYPAIIFEMEREVGDQILDVKGLEKTKDGELLFSNIDLNLKKGDKVAILSKNSLAITEFFEILAGNTQQDKGTFAWGVTTNQSHMPLDNTEFFKEDINLVDWLRQFTKNDEERHEEFMRGFLGRMLFSGDEALKSCKVLSGGEKMRCMFSRMMLQKANVLLLDEPTNHLDLESITTLNNSLSNFKGNLLLASHDHEMLSTVCNRIIELTPNGIIDREMTYDEYLADKKIKELREKMYS, from the coding sequence ATGTTAACAGTATCTAATTTATCTTTACAATTCGGGAAAAGAGTTCTTTTTGACGAGGTAAACATAATGTTTACCAAAGGAAACTGCTACGGAATCATCGGAGCAAATGGTGCAGGAAAGTCTACATTCCTTAAAATATTAACAGGAAAACAAGACCCAACAACAGGACACGTATCTTTGGAACCTGGAAAAAGAATGTCTGTTCTTGAGCAGGATCACTTTGCTTACGATCAATTTACTGTACTGGAAGCGGTTTTAAGAGGAAACAAAAAATTATTTGAAATAAAAGAAGAGATGGATGCCCTTTATGCAAAGGAAGACTTCTCTGACGAAGACGGAATTAAAGCCGGTGAACTAGGTGTTGTCTACGATGAAATGGGTGGATGGAACTCTGAATCTGACGCACAAACCATGCTTTCAAATGTGGGTATCAAAGACGATATGCATTGGCAAATGATGAGCGAATTAGAGAATAAAGACAAAGTAAAAGTTCTTTTGGCTCAGGCGCTTTTCGGAAATCCAGATGTGTTGATCTTGGATGAACCTACGAATGACCTTGATATTGATACAATCTCTTGGTTGGAAGATTTCCTTGCTGATTATGAAAATACTGTAATCGTAGTTTCTCACGACCGTCACTTCTTAGACACCGTTTGTACACACATCGGAGATTTAGATTATGCTAAATTAAACCTTTACACAGGTAACTACTCTTTCTGGTACCAAGCTTCTCAATTAGCAACAAGACAAAGAGCTCAGGCTAACAAAAAAGCGGAAGAAAAGAAGAAAGAACTTCAGGATTTCATCGCGAGATTTAGTTCAAACGTTGCAAAAGCTAAGCAGGCTACTGCAAGAAAGAAAATGATCGATAAATTAAACATCGATGATATCAAACCTTCTTCTAGAAGATATCCAGCGATCATTTTTGAAATGGAAAGAGAAGTTGGTGATCAGATTTTAGATGTAAAAGGTCTTGAAAAAACGAAAGACGGAGAATTATTGTTCTCTAACATCGACTTAAACCTTAAGAAAGGAGATAAAGTTGCTATTTTGTCTAAAAACTCTTTAGCAATTACAGAATTTTTCGAAATTTTAGCAGGAAACACTCAACAAGACAAAGGAACTTTTGCTTGGGGAGTTACGACTAACCAATCTCACATGCCTTTAGACAATACAGAATTCTTTAAGGAAGATATCAATTTAGTTGACTGGTTGAGACAATTTACCAAAAACGACGAAGAGCGTCACGAAGAATTCATGAGAGGATTCTTAGGAAGAATGCTTTTCTCTGGTGATGAAGCTTTAAAATCTTGTAAAGTACTTTCAGGAGGTGAAAAAATGAGATGTATGTTTAGTAGAATGATGCTTCAGAAAGCAAACGTTCTTTTATTAGACGAACCTACCAACCACTTAGATCTTGAAAGTATCACGACTTTGAACAACTCATTGTCTAACTTCAAAGGAAATCTTTTATTGGCGTCTCATGACCACGAAATGCTTTCAACTGTCTGTAACAGAATCATCGAATTGACTCCAAACGGAATCATCGACAGAGAAATGACTTACGACGAATATCTTGCTGATAAAAAGATCAAAGAACTAAGAGAAAAAATGTATTCTTAA
- a CDS encoding M48 family metallopeptidase, with translation MKKIFISALLISAFSGVQAQKINLGKAAGVVSKGASALSFSNADAIKLSKESVDYMDKNNPIAGPKDPYTVRLNKLFGKHKSQDGLNLNYKVYKVKDINAFACADGSVRVFSSLMDIMTDDELLAVIGHEIGHVKNQDTKDAIKSAYLKAAALDAASSASNTIATLNESQVGKMANEFLDASHSKKQESQADTYSYDFMKANNYNVVGAYTAFKKLALLSEGGTAQSGFQKMFNSHPDSNKRAEAVKKRAEKDGLWKDPGTVSLPKTKLTK, from the coding sequence ATGAAAAAAATCTTCATTTCGGCACTTTTGATAAGTGCTTTCTCGGGCGTTCAGGCTCAGAAAATTAATCTTGGAAAAGCAGCGGGTGTTGTATCTAAAGGAGCTTCAGCTTTATCTTTCTCCAATGCAGATGCCATAAAATTATCTAAAGAATCTGTTGATTATATGGATAAGAATAATCCGATCGCTGGCCCGAAAGATCCTTATACAGTAAGGCTGAATAAACTTTTTGGAAAGCATAAGTCTCAGGATGGTTTAAACCTGAATTATAAAGTTTATAAAGTGAAAGACATCAATGCATTTGCTTGCGCAGATGGCAGTGTTCGTGTTTTTTCTTCTTTAATGGATATTATGACGGATGATGAATTATTGGCTGTAATTGGTCATGAAATTGGTCATGTTAAAAATCAGGATACCAAAGATGCTATTAAGTCGGCTTATCTGAAAGCTGCAGCTTTAGACGCTGCTTCATCAGCCTCAAATACGATTGCTACATTAAATGAAAGTCAGGTTGGGAAAATGGCAAATGAATTTTTGGATGCTTCTCACAGTAAAAAACAGGAGTCTCAAGCCGATACGTATTCTTACGATTTTATGAAAGCAAATAATTATAATGTTGTCGGAGCTTACACAGCATTCAAAAAATTAGCTTTATTATCAGAAGGAGGAACGGCTCAGTCAGGATTTCAGAAAATGTTTAATTCGCATCCGGACAGCAATAAAAGAGCAGAAGCGGTGAAAAAGCGTGCCGAAAAAGATGGTTTATGGAAAGATCCGGGAACAGTTTCTTTGCCTAAAACAAAATTGACAAAATAA
- a CDS encoding ferritin-like domain-containing protein, which translates to MNILKLLDKLSDDSFFTRQTSRSGSLSDISAFGKKAAVAALPLGLAGLMTTTAKAETFNDNVPGTSMKSALTDALQLALTLEYLEDEYYRIGLNTGTLIPTADRTVFMQISKHEAAHVAFLKATLTSLGETPGAKPTFDFTAGGNFTPFTNYQQFLILAQAFEDTGVRAYKGQAGNVMSNKAVLQAALQIHSVEARHASQVRRMRANKGWIELADGGSMPPATNPVYAGEGVTLQAGFNTATAFGAAAGSAAYDEVLSGSDAAAIAGLFIV; encoded by the coding sequence ATGAATATTCTTAAATTACTAGATAAACTTTCAGACGATTCTTTTTTTACAAGACAAACGTCTAGATCAGGTTCGCTTTCAGACATTTCAGCATTTGGAAAGAAAGCCGCAGTTGCAGCTTTACCATTGGGTTTAGCCGGTTTAATGACAACTACTGCAAAAGCAGAAACTTTTAACGATAATGTTCCCGGAACATCGATGAAAAGCGCTTTAACAGATGCTCTTCAGTTAGCATTAACTTTGGAATATTTAGAAGATGAATATTACAGAATAGGTCTCAACACCGGAACTTTAATTCCTACAGCAGACCGTACTGTTTTTATGCAGATTTCTAAACATGAGGCAGCTCACGTTGCGTTTTTAAAAGCAACATTAACTTCTTTAGGAGAAACACCGGGAGCAAAACCTACCTTCGATTTTACAGCCGGAGGAAACTTTACACCATTTACCAATTACCAACAGTTTTTGATTTTGGCGCAAGCTTTTGAAGATACAGGAGTAAGAGCTTATAAAGGACAAGCAGGAAATGTGATGTCTAACAAGGCGGTTCTTCAGGCTGCTTTACAAATCCACTCTGTAGAAGCGAGACATGCTTCTCAGGTGCGAAGAATGCGTGCCAATAAAGGTTGGATAGAATTGGCAGATGGCGGAAGTATGCCTCCTGCAACAAATCCAGTCTACGCAGGAGAAGGTGTTACACTACAAGCTGGATTTAATACTGCAACTGCTTTTGGAGCAGCGGCCGGATCTGCAGCTTATGATGAGGTTCTTAGCGGTTCAGATGCTGCAGCAATTGCAGGTCTGTTTATTGTATAA
- a CDS encoding ferritin-like domain-containing protein, translated as MKKPIQVSNQGATLDTGRRNFLKLSGIGIAVAGLTLIGCDDDDFEYMEPNKIFDLGSGDVGVLNYAYALEQLEADFYTKVVNNFYSGISNAEKEVLTDLYHHEVIHRDFFKAAISGVTNNVLPTLEFQYSNVNFNDRNSVLATAKALEDTGVAAYNAAGKYITNPAYLVIAGKIVSVEARHASAIRDLINPGTAAFSGDDVINANGLDVAKEPKDIVMAAGGFIKTPFTWKEQVIN; from the coding sequence ATGAAAAAACCAATTCAAGTTTCTAACCAGGGAGCAACTCTGGATACCGGCAGAAGAAACTTTCTAAAACTGAGCGGCATTGGTATTGCCGTTGCCGGCCTTACTTTGATAGGCTGCGATGACGACGATTTCGAATACATGGAACCTAACAAAATATTTGATTTGGGATCTGGTGATGTAGGTGTTCTCAATTATGCGTACGCACTTGAACAGTTAGAAGCAGATTTTTACACCAAAGTCGTTAATAATTTCTATTCCGGAATTTCAAATGCCGAAAAAGAAGTTCTTACCGATCTTTATCATCACGAAGTTATACACCGTGACTTTTTCAAAGCGGCCATTTCTGGCGTAACGAATAATGTTTTACCCACTTTGGAATTTCAGTATTCGAACGTGAATTTTAATGATAGAAACTCAGTTTTGGCTACAGCGAAAGCTTTAGAAGATACGGGTGTTGCAGCATATAATGCAGCTGGAAAATATATTACAAACCCTGCTTATTTGGTGATTGCTGGAAAAATAGTTTCAGTGGAAGCAAGACATGCTTCAGCGATTAGAGATTTAATCAATCCGGGAACTGCAGCATTTTCAGGAGATGATGTCATCAATGCAAACGGGCTTGATGTTGCCAAAGAACCAAAGGATATCGTAATGGCAGCCGGAGGATTTATAAAAACTCCATTCACTTGGAAAGAACAAGTTATCAACTAA
- the recJ gene encoding single-stranded-DNA-specific exonuclease RecJ, producing MSQKWIYKPEPDEEIVDGLSSSLGFGTFESKLLVLRGIDNYQKAREFFKPNVTDIHNPFLMADMQKAVERIATAIENGEKIMVYGDYDVDGTTAVALMYLYLRKIVQKKYLDYYIPDRNSEGYGISTEGIDFAKENGFSLIIALDCGIKAIDMINYAKTKDIEFIICDHHLPGDEIPDATAVLDPKRVDCRYPFKELSGCGVGFKLCQGLNTIYKIPESELFELTDLLAISIAADIVSMTGENRVLAKMGLKMLRKTRNMGLRLLIPEDKLSHFEISNIVFEIAPKINAAGRISQGKAAVELMVSDNLKHAHQIVSDIMNLNDERRELDMNSTLSALNQIIESQQQTKFSTIVYHPEWNKGVIGIVASRLTETYYKPTLVFTDGNNGEMVASARSVSDFDVHEALDLCSEYFLKFGGHHAAAGLSMEKSKFEDFKIKFERIVGEKIKDHQKEPSITIDADVDVDEINRDFINFHRKLAPFGPHNMKPNLVLRNQKISGYLKTMGKDNNHLKFYIKQESTGRNIECIGFKLGQFADDFRTKNFDIAFTLEENHWKGNVTHCLNIKDVKFHEGQ from the coding sequence ATGAGCCAAAAATGGATTTATAAACCCGAACCTGATGAAGAAATTGTAGATGGATTGAGTTCGTCGCTTGGTTTTGGAACTTTTGAATCCAAACTATTAGTTCTCAGAGGAATCGACAATTATCAAAAGGCGAGAGAATTTTTCAAACCTAACGTAACCGATATTCACAACCCTTTTCTGATGGCAGATATGCAAAAAGCAGTAGAACGCATTGCAACAGCTATAGAAAATGGTGAAAAAATCATGGTTTACGGAGATTATGACGTAGACGGAACCACTGCGGTTGCGCTGATGTATCTTTACCTCAGAAAAATTGTTCAAAAAAAATATTTAGATTACTATATTCCAGACCGTAATTCTGAAGGATACGGAATTTCTACCGAAGGTATTGATTTTGCAAAGGAAAATGGCTTTTCGCTTATTATCGCATTAGATTGCGGAATTAAGGCGATTGACATGATTAATTATGCCAAAACCAAAGACATTGAGTTTATCATCTGTGATCACCATTTACCTGGTGACGAAATTCCAGATGCAACAGCAGTTTTAGACCCAAAAAGGGTTGACTGCAGATATCCTTTTAAAGAACTTTCAGGATGTGGTGTCGGTTTTAAACTGTGCCAAGGTCTGAATACTATTTATAAAATTCCCGAATCGGAACTGTTTGAACTGACAGATCTTCTGGCAATTTCTATTGCTGCAGATATTGTTTCGATGACCGGAGAAAACAGAGTTTTAGCAAAAATGGGACTTAAAATGCTCAGAAAAACCCGAAATATGGGTCTGAGACTTTTAATTCCGGAGGATAAACTTTCTCATTTTGAAATTTCAAATATTGTTTTTGAAATTGCACCAAAAATCAACGCTGCTGGAAGAATTTCCCAAGGAAAAGCAGCCGTAGAACTGATGGTTTCAGACAACCTGAAACACGCTCACCAAATCGTAAGCGACATCATGAATCTTAATGATGAAAGGCGTGAACTCGACATGAACTCTACCCTTTCAGCACTTAATCAAATCATAGAATCACAACAGCAGACAAAGTTCTCAACCATTGTTTACCATCCTGAATGGAATAAAGGGGTAATAGGAATTGTTGCTTCAAGACTTACCGAAACTTATTATAAACCTACCTTAGTTTTCACAGACGGAAACAATGGTGAAATGGTAGCTTCGGCAAGATCGGTTTCAGATTTTGATGTACATGAAGCATTGGATCTTTGCTCGGAATACTTTTTAAAATTTGGAGGACACCACGCTGCAGCAGGACTTTCTATGGAGAAATCGAAGTTTGAGGATTTCAAAATTAAATTTGAAAGAATTGTTGGTGAAAAAATAAAAGACCATCAAAAAGAACCGTCAATTACCATAGATGCTGATGTTGATGTTGATGAAATTAACAGAGATTTTATCAATTTCCACAGAAAACTGGCTCCTTTCGGACCTCACAATATGAAACCTAATTTGGTTTTAAGAAATCAGAAGATTTCCGGTTACTTAAAAACGATGGGTAAAGATAATAATCACCTGAAGTTTTATATCAAACAAGAATCTACCGGAAGAAATATAGAATGTATTGGTTTTAAACTAGGGCAATTTGCCGATGATTTTAGAACTAAAAATTTCGATATAGCTTTTACGCTAGAAGAAAATCATTGGAAAGGAAATGTAACGCATTGCCTGAATATTAAGGATGTTAAGTTTCATGAAGGTCAATAG
- the nadD gene encoding nicotinate (nicotinamide) nucleotide adenylyltransferase produces the protein MKKIGLFFGSFNPIHIGHLILANYILENSDMNELWFVVSPQNPFKEKKSLLNDHNRLDMVELAIKNYPDMRASNVEFSLPTPSYTIDTLTYLKEKHPDYSFSLIMGEDNLGSLHKWKNVDLLIKNHHIIVYPRVFEGDKKNSENINNENISLVKAPVIELSATEIRNMIKQGKNVRPMLPPEVFEYLDGSSFYK, from the coding sequence ATGAAAAAAATCGGCTTATTTTTCGGATCATTTAACCCAATTCATATTGGGCATTTGATATTGGCGAATTATATTCTTGAAAATTCGGATATGAATGAATTGTGGTTTGTGGTGAGTCCGCAAAACCCGTTTAAAGAAAAAAAGTCACTTCTAAACGATCACAACAGGCTCGATATGGTAGAACTCGCCATCAAAAATTATCCGGATATGCGGGCTTCAAATGTAGAGTTCTCACTTCCTACACCAAGTTATACCATCGATACTTTAACCTATCTAAAAGAAAAACATCCTGACTATTCTTTTAGTTTAATTATGGGTGAAGATAATCTTGGAAGTTTACACAAATGGAAAAATGTTGATTTATTAATAAAAAATCATCACATTATTGTTTATCCCAGAGTTTTTGAAGGTGACAAAAAAAATTCTGAAAATATAAATAACGAAAATATTTCGCTTGTGAAAGCACCTGTTATCGAATTATCTGCTACTGAAATTCGTAATATGATAAAACAGGGTAAAAACGTAAGACCGATGCTTCCGCCGGAAGTTTTTGAATATTTGGATGGAAGTAGTTTTTATAAGTAG
- a CDS encoding DUF3817 domain-containing protein has product MEFLENFFAKYGQEKVIKWFKQICLAEAVSWFFLFTAMIWIRVDPEGILPIVYISTIGSIHGLFFTLYLLFLPATRKIYNWDDEDSVFALIAAFFPFATIWIDKKLARFDRE; this is encoded by the coding sequence ATGGAATTTCTCGAAAATTTTTTCGCAAAATATGGTCAGGAAAAAGTCATCAAATGGTTTAAACAAATCTGTTTGGCTGAAGCTGTTTCTTGGTTTTTCCTTTTTACTGCAATGATTTGGATTCGGGTTGACCCTGAAGGTATTTTACCTATTGTGTACATCAGTACAATTGGAAGTATTCATGGACTATTTTTTACGCTTTATCTTCTATTTCTTCCTGCTACCAGAAAAATATACAATTGGGATGATGAAGATTCTGTTTTTGCTTTGATAGCTGCCTTTTTCCCTTTTGCCACGATCTGGATTGACAAAAAACTGGCGCGTTTCGATAGAGAATAA
- a CDS encoding TonB-dependent receptor domain-containing protein, with amino-acid sequence MKTQIFIAALFLSGFTFAQEKKTDTVKTQKIEEVVLTKQVFKKQSDRFVYDVAASPVAKGNTTFDLLRQTPLLSTTDDKTLKIVGKNNALIYINGRKTNMDAESVTQFLKNTPAENIQKIEVITVPGSEFQVEASDGIINIILKKKMSDGLNGNMRMSNSQNKYNGSSASFSANYRKDKLGISANLYGGNNIDAQHYILRNGNDLSSNESTGNIDDPNQYIGGYLNFDYQLTEKSNLALSWNSNANKSYNSTVNLFNTIRAFDEDTQSFKTNYTNSKNKEDARSYNNSVNLNYELKTDSLGSKLNVNAAYLNYKRFQFTDNKTFAADPSGNNTQLKPNQTITQNLPQIINNFSSTVDYIQKFKNDFTVAIGGNFNKTKTDNDTKNTTTVYDIDGNIAELFDSNGNTIDNPKYEPNHFIYDENIYGAYLTLEKKFSDKLSGKIGTRYEITNSLGTSDNATEEYRKIERNYNNLLPYLSVNYAINDKNNISYAFSSRMRRPSFWELNPVRNILTETNYTQNNPFVKASSTYNQELTYMFKNSYFLILNHSFFKDVITQVPLQGYAKSMDGKITKQNVLRYIRTNFGDKQEMSAMLGMNKTFFNQYLTMNFNVGVQHNVNNGSLAVDPTNGDIFLDKEGNQIVYSNNIRSTSILIQTNNTIRLDKKKTWFLGVNYFFVDKQQIELGMLKNLSSLDVSLKKNWNDWTFALNLNDVLRTNIVEIEDYQANGNYNYVRNDQFRRGGTFSITYNFGNQKVKKVRNIEGASDAIKSRTR; translated from the coding sequence ATGAAAACTCAAATATTCATCGCAGCACTTTTCTTAAGCGGATTTACTTTTGCCCAGGAAAAAAAAACAGACACAGTAAAAACTCAAAAAATAGAAGAAGTTGTTTTGACAAAGCAAGTTTTTAAAAAGCAAAGCGACCGTTTTGTATATGATGTAGCTGCGTCTCCTGTAGCCAAAGGAAACACAACTTTCGATCTATTGAGACAGACTCCCCTACTTTCGACAACAGATGATAAAACATTAAAAATTGTAGGAAAAAATAATGCACTAATCTACATCAATGGTAGAAAAACCAATATGGATGCTGAATCTGTTACTCAGTTTTTAAAAAATACTCCCGCAGAAAATATTCAGAAAATTGAAGTAATTACTGTTCCTGGAAGTGAGTTTCAAGTAGAAGCTTCAGATGGAATTATCAATATTATTCTTAAAAAGAAAATGAGCGACGGTCTGAATGGAAACATGAGAATGTCTAATTCTCAAAACAAATACAATGGCAGTTCTGCAAGTTTTTCGGCTAACTACAGAAAAGATAAGTTGGGAATCAGTGCCAATTTATACGGCGGAAACAATATTGACGCTCAACATTATATTCTGAGAAACGGAAATGATCTATCTTCAAATGAATCTACAGGAAACATTGATGATCCGAATCAATACATTGGTGGTTATCTGAATTTTGATTATCAGTTGACAGAAAAAAGCAACCTTGCTCTATCCTGGAATTCAAATGCTAATAAAAGTTATAATTCTACGGTCAATTTATTTAATACCATCCGCGCATTTGATGAAGACACTCAATCTTTTAAGACCAATTATACCAATTCTAAAAATAAAGAAGATGCACGTTCTTACAATAATTCGGTTAACTTAAATTATGAATTAAAAACGGATTCATTGGGAAGCAAACTAAATGTAAATGCGGCTTATCTTAATTACAAAAGATTTCAGTTTACAGACAACAAAACATTTGCCGCAGATCCTTCAGGAAATAATACACAATTAAAACCCAACCAGACAATTACTCAAAATCTACCGCAGATCATCAATAATTTTTCTAGTACTGTAGATTATATTCAAAAGTTTAAGAATGATTTCACGGTTGCTATTGGTGGAAATTTTAATAAAACAAAAACAGATAACGATACAAAAAACACAACCACAGTTTATGATATTGACGGAAATATTGCAGAATTATTTGATTCAAACGGAAATACTATTGACAACCCAAAATATGAACCTAATCACTTCATTTATGATGAAAATATCTATGGTGCTTATTTAACATTGGAGAAAAAGTTCTCTGATAAACTTTCAGGGAAAATTGGTACCCGATACGAAATTACCAACAGCTTGGGAACTTCAGACAATGCTACTGAAGAATACAGAAAGATTGAAAGAAATTATAATAATTTACTTCCGTATCTGAGCGTTAATTATGCTATTAATGATAAAAATAATATATCGTATGCATTTTCGAGCAGAATGAGAAGACCTAGTTTTTGGGAGCTTAATCCTGTAAGAAATATTTTGACTGAGACCAATTATACTCAAAACAACCCTTTTGTTAAGGCTTCGTCAACCTATAACCAGGAACTGACCTACATGTTCAAAAATTCTTACTTTTTGATCTTAAATCACTCCTTCTTCAAAGATGTAATTACTCAGGTTCCATTACAAGGCTATGCAAAATCGATGGATGGTAAAATCACCAAGCAAAACGTGCTTCGCTACATCAGAACAAATTTTGGTGACAAACAGGAAATGTCTGCAATGTTGGGAATGAATAAAACATTTTTTAATCAATATCTGACGATGAATTTCAATGTTGGAGTACAGCACAACGTTAACAATGGTTCTTTGGCTGTAGATCCTACGAATGGTGATATTTTTCTTGATAAAGAGGGAAACCAAATTGTGTACAGTAATAATATAAGATCTACAAGTATCTTGATTCAAACCAATAACACTATTCGTTTAGATAAAAAGAAAACCTGGTTTTTGGGCGTAAACTATTTCTTTGTAGATAAACAGCAAATCGAATTGGGAATGCTTAAGAATCTTTCAAGCCTTGATGTAAGTTTAAAGAAAAACTGGAACGACTGGACTTTTGCTTTAAATCTAAATGATGTTTTAAGAACAAACATCGTAGAAATTGAAGATTATCAAGCCAACGGAAATTACAACTATGTAAGAAACGACCAATTCAGAAGAGGCGGAACATTCAGTATTACGTACAACTTCGGAAACCAAAAAGTAAAAAAAGTAAGAAACATAGAAGGCGCATCAGATGCGATTAAAAGCAGAACACGTTAA
- a CDS encoding alpha/beta hydrolase, with the protein MKKNLIILFLVLILFSCKEKTINISKDITFDKQMNVSYGNDSEQKLDLYIPKNTQQNKNLFIIIHGGGWKAGNKSQLTYFILSMMEKFPKSVFANINYRLASENRFGIPNQTDDINRVILFLEKTLKYKPNIILLGNSAGGHLSMLYSYKSDGKANIKAVINIVGPADLSDPSFKNYYDYSFVENHLVDPTLLSKGISMENFASPVYWINKTSPPTISFYGNNDTVIPLSQKNILDSTLNKNGIFNQSFEFTGGHLDWVNERNAPFVINSISEFLKQIDKNKTP; encoded by the coding sequence ATGAAAAAAAATCTGATAATTTTATTTTTAGTTTTAATTCTTTTTAGCTGTAAAGAAAAAACAATAAATATCAGTAAAGACATTACTTTCGATAAACAAATGAATGTCTCTTACGGAAATGATTCTGAACAAAAATTAGATTTATATATTCCCAAAAACACTCAACAAAATAAAAATTTATTTATCATCATTCATGGTGGAGGTTGGAAAGCAGGAAATAAATCTCAGCTTACTTATTTCATTTTGTCGATGATGGAGAAATTCCCCAAAAGTGTTTTTGCAAACATTAATTACAGATTAGCTTCTGAAAATCGTTTCGGAATTCCAAATCAGACAGACGATATTAATAGAGTAATTTTATTTTTAGAAAAAACATTGAAATACAAACCCAATATTATTCTTCTCGGAAACAGTGCGGGTGGTCATTTATCAATGCTTTATTCATATAAATCTGATGGTAAAGCCAATATAAAAGCAGTAATAAATATCGTTGGTCCAGCCGATTTATCAGATCCAAGTTTTAAAAATTATTATGATTATTCATTTGTCGAAAATCATTTGGTTGATCCAACTCTACTTTCTAAAGGAATTTCTATGGAAAATTTTGCAAGCCCAGTTTATTGGATTAATAAAACGTCTCCACCAACCATTTCTTTTTACGGAAATAATGACACTGTAATTCCATTATCACAAAAAAATATTTTAGACTCAACTTTAAACAAAAACGGAATTTTTAATCAATCTTTCGAATTTACAGGTGGGCATCTTGATTGGGTGAATGAGAGAAATGCTCCATTTGTAATCAATTCGATTAGTGAATTTTTAAAGCAAATTGACAAAAATAAAACGCCTTGA